A portion of the Edaphobacter lichenicola genome contains these proteins:
- a CDS encoding capsule assembly Wzi family protein: MSLNESKQQVKYIRMASMLAAFALLVSSAYAQTDSAGSAKTPQNWFTQFNQERSRSGMMGDQHTTPVGSVYVPIDSWIYPALDRLQALGYIDFGFLGLRPWTRTSIKNMLDQTSKAIESAKGDEEAREIYLAVRKEIDPAPGSFADLLRPSNNFESAYTRLGGIAGTPLRDSFHLGLTNVNDYGRPYQEGFNAIAGFSTRSEAGRFALYFRGEYQHAPSAPGYSQSLSDILSTIDGVPIAIYPNQSIIPVGPIAPVNDFRIVEANVSYLLLNNEFSFGKSDRWLGPAKGGSFAWSNNAENIYAFTIDRVEPLYVPLLSRITGPFRYEFFVGSLKGHVDPRDPWIHAEKVSFKPTVNLEMGFERSVIWGGEGHVPITVHTFLRSFFSLHNVPSSEKFSRADPGARFGAFDFSYRLPFVRKWLTLYSDSFAHDDVNPISAPRRAAIRPGLYLSHFPSVPHLDFRVEAVSTDPPTSRSNGGDFIYAEQVQREGYTNKGYILGDPIGRESKGGQTWLTYHLSPREDLQFSYRNAKAAKDFIPGGTTQNSFQFSAVKRIHEDFELRGLVQYEAWKAPIYKPGLQNDTTATFQVTWFPHH; encoded by the coding sequence ATGAGTTTGAACGAATCAAAGCAACAGGTGAAGTACATTCGGATGGCATCGATGTTGGCTGCCTTCGCACTCTTGGTAAGTAGTGCCTACGCTCAAACGGACTCTGCCGGCAGCGCGAAGACACCGCAAAACTGGTTTACTCAGTTCAATCAGGAGCGAAGCAGGTCGGGGATGATGGGCGACCAGCACACGACTCCTGTCGGATCAGTTTATGTGCCGATCGATAGTTGGATCTATCCGGCTCTCGATCGATTGCAGGCGCTGGGTTACATCGATTTTGGCTTTCTTGGACTTCGACCGTGGACAAGGACAAGTATCAAGAACATGCTGGATCAAACCAGCAAAGCAATCGAGTCAGCCAAGGGTGATGAAGAAGCCCGCGAGATCTACCTGGCAGTGCGGAAGGAGATCGATCCGGCACCAGGCAGCTTCGCCGACCTCTTACGCCCGAGCAACAACTTTGAGAGCGCCTATACCCGGCTTGGCGGCATTGCAGGAACTCCGTTGAGAGATAGCTTCCATCTTGGACTGACCAACGTGAACGATTATGGCCGCCCTTATCAGGAGGGTTTCAATGCAATCGCCGGGTTCAGCACACGAAGTGAGGCTGGACGATTCGCTCTTTATTTCAGGGGCGAGTATCAGCATGCTCCGAGCGCTCCCGGATACTCGCAGTCTCTCAGCGACATCCTTTCGACGATCGATGGCGTTCCGATCGCAATCTATCCAAATCAATCGATCATCCCCGTGGGACCGATCGCGCCGGTCAATGACTTTCGCATCGTTGAGGCCAATGTGTCTTATCTTTTGCTTAATAACGAATTTTCTTTCGGCAAGAGCGACCGCTGGCTGGGGCCTGCGAAGGGAGGCAGCTTCGCCTGGAGCAATAACGCGGAGAATATCTACGCTTTTACGATCGATCGCGTCGAGCCGTTATACGTTCCTCTGCTCTCACGCATCACAGGGCCATTCCGCTACGAGTTCTTTGTAGGAAGTTTGAAGGGACATGTTGACCCCAGAGACCCGTGGATTCACGCCGAGAAGGTCAGTTTCAAGCCTACCGTGAACCTGGAGATGGGCTTCGAACGCTCGGTGATCTGGGGCGGAGAAGGACATGTTCCGATCACGGTTCATACTTTTCTCAGGAGCTTTTTCAGCTTGCACAATGTTCCGTCGTCCGAGAAGTTTTCGCGCGCTGACCCCGGAGCGCGTTTTGGCGCGTTTGACTTTTCCTATCGGCTGCCCTTCGTGCGCAAGTGGCTCACCTTATATTCCGACTCGTTCGCCCATGACGATGTTAACCCGATCAGTGCGCCACGGCGCGCCGCCATTCGCCCCGGGCTCTATCTGTCGCACTTCCCAAGCGTTCCTCATCTGGATTTTCGTGTGGAAGCTGTGAGTACGGATCCACCGACGAGCCGCAGTAACGGTGGAGATTTTATCTATGCCGAACAGGTGCAACGAGAGGGCTACACCAATAAAGGCTACATCCTTGGAGATCCGATTGGTCGCGAGTCCAAAGGTGGGCAGACCTGGCTTACGTATCATCTGTCGCCGAGAGAAGACCTGCAGTTCTCTTATCGCAACGCGAAGGCCGCGAAAGATTTTATTCCCGGCGGCACAACACAGAACAGCTTCCAGTTTTCTGCGGTAAAGCGCATCCACGAAGACTTCGAGCTTCGTGGACTGGTTCAATATGAGGCGTGGAAGGCCCCGATCTACAAACCCGGATTGCAAAACGATACCACCGCGACTTTCCAAGTGACGTGGTTCCCACATCATTAG
- a CDS encoding MHYT domain-containing protein: MNIQSSPLAGLDLRLVVLTGLVLIVATCAALALRERIKSARGVAWFAWLSGGASAMGVGNWAMHYLGLKALGLPVPTLNNSAVAVSIATTILTSGAALLIVSGKDDSGRHVKTKEATPSPDHVVTQISVMP, encoded by the coding sequence ATGAACATCCAAAGTTCTCCGTTGGCTGGTCTCGATCTCCGATTGGTCGTATTAACCGGCCTCGTGCTGATTGTCGCAACCTGCGCGGCACTCGCTTTGCGAGAACGAATCAAGTCGGCGCGAGGTGTGGCTTGGTTTGCGTGGCTCAGCGGCGGCGCGTCCGCAATGGGAGTAGGAAACTGGGCGATGCATTATCTCGGACTGAAAGCTCTCGGCTTGCCTGTCCCCACGCTGAACAACTCTGCCGTCGCCGTTTCAATAGCGACGACCATTCTCACTTCGGGCGCCGCCTTGCTTATAGTGAGCGGAAAAGACGACTCCGGCCGGCACGTAAAAACAAAGGAGGCAACACCTTCCCCCGATCATGTCGTTACCCAGATCAGTGTCATGCCCTGA
- a CDS encoding winged helix-turn-helix domain-containing protein, which produces MSLLNKGLVCFEGYEVDRSCWQLRWQDEQIPLNRKTFDLLLYLIDHRAQVVTKDELLTALWPDQIVEESNLSQHVFLLRKALSRHESRRKMIETIAGRGYRFVASVEIAPPEETQSLVFQERRSITRLTLEEQIDDQIDDQIDDQIEAEPTALELTSQTEVAPKKITALSHRVLLAAGVLVVIAGLGWFGWNQWQRWLDRTGGPPVQVVLAPLAGTTGDTILDHTLLDALRMDLTQSPFVSVVPSTTVTTTLRQMKRAADDPMDAATARELCERTNSQVVLNGNLARDGQQFLVIEQATNCVDGTTLAAARREVNKPEDLPGAIDKLTETLRQKLGESRRSIARFSIPIADADTASLEALKAYSQAKRMSEQGKREESVGLLNQAIGYDPNFGSAYYDLAMNYSSMGDNAGARKALEKAYSLRDSVSPLMKVNITGRYESIVTGDLYAAERNYRTWIALYPRTASAWNNLFIIQRSLGEQAESVVSAQHALELRAKNLGLYSNLAQAQLASGDAKAARATCEQAIAQGVDGDLIHMTLFLIAVAQSDDALLQAQRDWHTKHPDSPYFTLGEGELATAEGRFTEARRFIDQGTEILRHQGFTEAATSLTKAYGVNFIEAGDSSDGLALFQSAPIDPETGSEVLGLVEMGNQGEALKILNDELSKRPKDTLWRSWFGPAIRGEIALAANKPLEAVSAFEPTRTLDGRSNEMAVRRGRAYLASGQPLLAEAEFRKAIAKPFLEPVALSKPFGWLGLARALAAEGKSTQAADAYEHFLTLWSRADTQAVFLNQAKQELAALHGASASR; this is translated from the coding sequence ATGTCGCTTTTAAACAAAGGCTTAGTCTGCTTTGAAGGGTATGAGGTCGATCGATCCTGCTGGCAACTCCGATGGCAGGACGAGCAGATCCCGCTGAATCGCAAGACATTCGATCTGCTGCTTTACCTGATCGATCACCGGGCTCAAGTCGTAACCAAGGATGAGCTGCTGACTGCCCTCTGGCCCGATCAGATTGTGGAGGAGAGCAATCTATCGCAGCATGTATTTTTGCTCCGGAAGGCGCTCTCTCGCCATGAGTCCCGGCGCAAGATGATCGAGACCATCGCGGGCCGTGGATACCGCTTTGTCGCTTCGGTTGAGATCGCACCGCCGGAGGAGACGCAGAGCCTCGTCTTTCAAGAGCGCCGTAGCATTACGCGCCTCACCCTCGAAGAACAAATCGACGACCAGATCGACGACCAGATCGACGACCAGATCGAGGCGGAGCCGACCGCACTCGAACTCACCAGCCAAACCGAGGTAGCTCCAAAAAAAATCACAGCTCTTAGCCATCGCGTCTTGCTTGCGGCGGGCGTCTTGGTTGTGATCGCCGGCCTCGGATGGTTTGGCTGGAATCAGTGGCAGCGATGGCTGGATCGTACCGGCGGCCCACCCGTACAAGTCGTTCTCGCGCCTCTGGCCGGAACCACCGGAGACACGATTCTGGATCATACGCTGCTCGACGCGCTCCGGATGGATCTCACGCAGAGCCCCTTTGTCTCGGTTGTTCCATCCACGACGGTCACCACAACCCTTCGGCAGATGAAGCGCGCAGCCGACGATCCGATGGATGCAGCGACGGCCCGGGAGCTCTGTGAACGGACGAACAGTCAGGTTGTCTTAAATGGCAATCTTGCACGCGACGGACAACAATTTCTAGTAATAGAGCAGGCAACGAACTGCGTCGACGGCACCACCCTTGCTGCGGCCAGACGCGAGGTCAACAAGCCGGAAGACCTACCCGGAGCCATCGATAAGCTCACCGAGACGCTTCGCCAAAAGCTCGGTGAATCACGGCGAAGCATCGCCAGGTTCAGCATACCCATCGCTGATGCGGATACTGCTTCTCTGGAGGCACTCAAAGCCTACAGTCAGGCCAAACGCATGTCGGAACAAGGCAAGCGTGAAGAGTCGGTCGGCTTGCTCAACCAGGCAATCGGGTACGATCCGAACTTTGGTTCAGCCTACTACGACCTCGCCATGAACTACAGCAGTATGGGCGACAATGCAGGAGCGCGAAAAGCTCTGGAGAAGGCGTACTCCTTGCGCGACTCTGTCAGTCCGCTCATGAAAGTCAACATCACGGGACGCTATGAATCGATCGTTACGGGCGATCTTTATGCTGCGGAGAGAAACTACCGCACCTGGATTGCCTTGTATCCTCGCACTGCCTCCGCGTGGAACAATCTGTTCATTATTCAGCGCTCGCTTGGCGAACAAGCCGAGTCGGTTGTCTCTGCCCAGCACGCTTTGGAGCTGAGGGCCAAAAACCTTGGGCTCTACTCCAATCTCGCACAGGCGCAACTCGCATCCGGCGACGCGAAAGCCGCACGCGCCACCTGCGAACAGGCGATCGCGCAGGGAGTCGACGGCGATCTCATTCACATGACCCTGTTCTTGATCGCGGTCGCGCAGAGCGACGACGCTTTACTTCAAGCGCAGCGGGACTGGCATACAAAACATCCCGATAGCCCGTACTTCACCCTCGGAGAAGGAGAGTTGGCTACCGCGGAAGGCCGTTTTACGGAAGCGCGCCGATTTATCGATCAGGGGACAGAGATCCTCCGCCATCAAGGCTTCACCGAAGCCGCGACGAGCCTGACGAAGGCCTATGGTGTGAACTTTATCGAGGCGGGCGACTCTTCAGACGGCCTAGCCCTCTTTCAGTCGGCACCCATCGATCCGGAGACGGGGTCCGAAGTGCTCGGATTGGTCGAGATGGGCAATCAGGGCGAAGCCCTCAAAATCTTGAACGACGAACTCTCAAAGCGTCCAAAGGACACACTTTGGAGATCCTGGTTTGGTCCAGCCATCCGCGGTGAAATCGCACTCGCCGCCAACAAACCGCTGGAGGCAGTCTCTGCCTTCGAACCCACACGCACCCTCGATGGACGTTCCAATGAGATGGCAGTACGCCGCGGCAGGGCCTATCTTGCCAGCGGACAGCCGCTGCTGGCCGAAGCCGAGTTTCGCAAGGCCATTGCGAAGCCCTTCCTGGAGCCGGTCGCTTTGAGCAAGCCGTTCGGTTGGCTCGGGTTGGCCCGTGCGTTAGCAGCAGAGGGAAAAAGCACGCAGGCCGCCGACGCGTATGAACACTTCCTCACCCTTTGGTCTCGCGCCGATACGCAGGCAGTATTTCTCAACCAGGCGAAGCAGGAGTTGGCGGCGCTTCATGGCGCCTCGGCTTCGAGATAA
- a CDS encoding diflavin oxidoreductase gives MTEVADQVDQQANPSAGHASKYTRNNPFLSTVTYNRLLTGEGSEKETRHVELTLDEGMTYTPGDAVGIIPENRAIAVAEVLEALHYTGRERVLDHYKVEISLEEALRTRLSIGKLSRGSVGQYAKLAPTIEGLKCLVGPENKARAEEYCWGREFVDLATDFPKVITDPQQLFNVLQRLTPRMYSIASSQAMHKDNVQTTVRVVRYESHGRDRQGVASGHLGDRAGEGTTMPIFLHSNNNFRLPEDTTMPVIMIGPGTGIAPFRAFLEERQATAQKGDNWLFFGEQREAMDFLYKDQFQAMHKDGVLTRLDTAFSRDQARKVYVQDRMQERAKELYEWLERGAYFYVCGDATRMAKDVETALLDVIARGSNGTLDHAAEYLAAMKKQKRYQRDVY, from the coding sequence ATGACCGAAGTTGCAGATCAGGTAGACCAGCAAGCCAATCCGTCCGCGGGACACGCGTCGAAGTACACCCGCAACAACCCCTTCCTCTCCACCGTGACCTACAACCGCCTCCTCACCGGCGAGGGCTCGGAGAAGGAGACCCGCCACGTAGAACTCACCCTCGATGAGGGCATGACCTACACCCCCGGCGACGCCGTCGGAATCATCCCGGAAAACCGCGCCATCGCCGTGGCCGAGGTCCTCGAAGCCCTCCACTACACCGGCCGCGAGCGCGTCCTCGACCACTACAAAGTCGAAATCAGCCTCGAAGAGGCACTCCGCACTCGCCTCAGCATCGGCAAGCTCTCCCGCGGCTCCGTAGGCCAGTACGCCAAGCTCGCCCCCACCATCGAGGGTCTCAAATGCCTCGTCGGCCCCGAAAATAAGGCCCGAGCCGAAGAATACTGCTGGGGTCGCGAGTTCGTCGACCTCGCCACCGACTTCCCCAAGGTCATCACCGATCCGCAGCAACTCTTCAACGTCCTCCAGCGCCTCACCCCCCGCATGTACTCCATCGCCTCCAGCCAGGCCATGCACAAGGACAACGTCCAAACCACCGTCCGCGTCGTCCGCTACGAGTCCCACGGCCGCGACCGCCAAGGGGTAGCCAGCGGCCACCTCGGAGACCGCGCCGGCGAAGGCACAACGATGCCCATCTTCCTCCACTCCAACAACAACTTCCGCCTCCCCGAGGACACCACCATGCCGGTCATCATGATCGGGCCCGGCACCGGTATCGCCCCCTTCCGCGCCTTCCTCGAAGAGCGCCAGGCCACCGCCCAAAAGGGCGATAACTGGCTCTTCTTCGGCGAACAGCGCGAAGCCATGGACTTTCTTTACAAAGATCAGTTCCAGGCCATGCACAAAGACGGCGTCCTCACCCGCCTCGACACCGCCTTCTCCCGAGACCAGGCCCGCAAGGTCTACGTCCAGGACCGCATGCAGGAGCGCGCCAAGGAACTCTACGAGTGGCTCGAACGAGGAGCCTACTTCTACGTCTGCGGCGACGCCACCCGCATGGCCAAAGACGTCGAGACGGCCCTCCTCGATGTCATCGCCAGAGGCTCAAACGGCACCTTGGACCACGCCGCCGAGTACCTGGCCGCCATGAAGAAGCAAAAGCGCTATCAGCGCGACGTCTACTAG
- a CDS encoding TetR/AcrR family transcriptional regulator — MARPKSDDKRNAILSAATQIFAERGLAAPTSAISNLAGIAEGTLFTYFNNKDGLLNELYREIKLDLADAMMSGFPRKKSVRTRLRYIWDRYTTWGVSHPDQRKVLSQLQLSGSLTLESKKAGSAPFSEIEAMSEEAVEQRILRDIPLEFLAATMDASAQTTISFMTSHPASAEKYQSLGFETFWKGISRK; from the coding sequence TTGGCTCGACCCAAAAGCGACGACAAACGCAACGCAATTCTCTCCGCAGCCACCCAGATCTTCGCGGAACGCGGTCTCGCAGCTCCCACCTCCGCCATCTCCAATCTCGCCGGCATCGCCGAAGGTACTCTCTTCACCTACTTCAACAACAAAGACGGGTTGTTGAATGAGCTCTATCGAGAGATCAAGCTCGACCTGGCCGACGCCATGATGTCCGGCTTTCCTCGCAAAAAAAGCGTCCGCACCAGGCTCCGCTACATCTGGGACCGCTACACGACCTGGGGCGTCAGCCATCCCGACCAGCGAAAGGTACTCTCCCAACTTCAACTCTCCGGCAGCCTGACTCTCGAATCAAAGAAAGCAGGCTCCGCTCCCTTCTCCGAAATTGAAGCTATGAGCGAAGAGGCAGTCGAACAGCGTATTCTCCGGGACATTCCGCTGGAATTCCTAGCAGCCACCATGGACGCATCCGCGCAAACCACAATATCCTTTATGACATCCCACCCAGCTTCCGCTGAAAAGTATCAAAGCTTGGGATTCGAAACATTTTGGAAGGGCATCTCAAGAAAGTAA
- a CDS encoding oxidoreductase produces the protein MSKVWLITGSSRGIGRQLAQAVLASGHRLIATARKPEQLNDLEKKYGDQVRTIALDVTDPIAARSAVHSAIEAFGRLDVVVNNAGYGNIAPIEDLTDEDLRAQMDTNFFGVVNVTRAAIPLLRAQRSGHIIQIASIGGRLGSPGLSAYQSAKWAVEGFSEVLSKEVGPLGIKVTIVEPGGFRTDWAGSSMQIAEVREEYKATVGNHATYARQSSGKQQGDPDKAAQAILQIAQLPEPPLRLLLGSDAVYLAGIIAAARSAEDERWKSLSLSTDFPGTPDVAERLGKLALIKNN, from the coding sequence ATGTCCAAAGTTTGGCTCATCACCGGTAGTTCCCGCGGTATCGGTCGTCAACTTGCCCAGGCCGTCCTCGCCAGCGGCCATCGTCTTATTGCAACCGCGCGGAAGCCAGAGCAGCTCAATGATCTTGAGAAAAAATATGGAGATCAGGTGCGCACGATCGCACTCGACGTAACCGATCCAATAGCCGCACGCTCCGCTGTTCACTCTGCCATCGAAGCCTTTGGCCGCCTTGATGTCGTCGTCAACAATGCCGGTTACGGCAACATCGCCCCCATCGAAGACCTCACCGACGAAGACCTGCGCGCTCAAATGGACACTAACTTCTTCGGCGTCGTAAACGTCACCCGTGCAGCAATTCCCTTGCTTCGTGCGCAGCGCTCAGGCCACATCATCCAGATAGCATCGATCGGCGGACGCCTCGGTTCGCCCGGGCTGAGTGCCTACCAGTCGGCTAAATGGGCTGTCGAAGGTTTTTCCGAAGTCCTGTCAAAAGAAGTGGGGCCTCTTGGAATCAAAGTCACAATCGTGGAGCCAGGCGGTTTCCGAACTGACTGGGCGGGTTCTTCCATGCAAATCGCTGAGGTCCGCGAAGAGTACAAAGCGACAGTCGGAAACCACGCGACGTACGCCCGGCAATCTAGCGGCAAGCAGCAAGGAGATCCGGATAAGGCCGCTCAGGCAATACTCCAGATAGCTCAACTCCCTGAACCGCCGTTGCGCTTGCTGCTTGGAAGCGACGCAGTCTACCTTGCCGGCATAATTGCAGCGGCACGTTCCGCCGAAGATGAAAGATGGAAGAGTCTCAGCCTTTCAACCGACTTTCCAGGGACTCCCGACGTAGCAGAGAGATTGGGAAAGTTGGCCTTGATTAAGAACAATTAA
- a CDS encoding VWA domain-containing protein codes for MTRPAYPFAAIVGQEQLKMALLLAAVDWRLGVLLRGDKGAGKTTTARALADLLPRPARFVNLPIGVTEDRLLGGMDLGKTLKGEPELRPGLLAEASGGVLYVDEVNLLPDHLADALLDAAATGVSTVEREGFSAVQEARFVLLGSMNPEEGLLRPQLLDRFALAVDIFATHVVTERREVVERRLAYDTDAVNFVDRWTEEQIHLQQQIVVARARLSAVRCSSAMLDRISTRVCEHGVVSLRADLAIARASCAQAALLGAADVTEDHVDAVLPLALAHRAARSSQPSRSPQSSPPPNLAEKPEPPTRKQADEEAAGTEERRFSAMPLSTPELRWMADDGRSGATAARRGQAPGPVTRVRKSEMPAELDLRSSVRSALTETGQSKLRVQDLYEKVREPLVGSRFLFVVDSSGSHAARERMRAVKGAVAGLVERSLRRRDEVAVVVFRGESAEVLVEPTSDTAAVLAALEYLPTGGRTPLAHALELAQQYINEETLLLLLTDGRANVPSRTADAWADALEAAAKIRCAALVVDTELSSTAFGKAKELADVMHAEFISLASFEAGYDLPILLKSGAK; via the coding sequence ATGACGCGCCCTGCTTATCCCTTCGCTGCGATCGTTGGACAGGAACAACTGAAGATGGCGCTGCTGCTGGCGGCCGTGGACTGGCGTCTTGGCGTACTGCTGCGCGGTGATAAAGGCGCGGGGAAGACTACAACGGCACGGGCGCTTGCTGATCTTCTGCCAAGGCCTGCGCGTTTCGTTAATCTGCCGATCGGTGTGACGGAAGATAGACTGCTCGGCGGAATGGATCTGGGGAAGACGTTGAAAGGGGAGCCTGAGCTTCGTCCGGGTCTTTTGGCAGAAGCAAGTGGTGGCGTGCTCTACGTCGATGAGGTAAATCTTTTACCCGATCATCTGGCCGACGCGCTTCTCGATGCAGCAGCGACCGGGGTAAGTACAGTTGAGCGCGAGGGTTTTAGCGCAGTTCAGGAGGCCCGGTTTGTTTTGTTGGGCAGTATGAATCCGGAAGAAGGCTTACTGCGGCCGCAGTTGCTGGACCGATTTGCTCTTGCCGTTGATATTTTTGCAACTCACGTGGTTACAGAACGACGAGAGGTCGTCGAACGGCGCTTGGCATATGATACGGATGCGGTTAACTTCGTTGATCGTTGGACAGAGGAGCAAATACATCTGCAGCAGCAGATTGTTGTTGCGAGAGCGCGATTGTCTGCCGTCCGATGTTCCTCTGCGATGTTAGATCGGATCAGTACACGGGTTTGTGAGCACGGAGTGGTGTCACTTCGTGCTGATCTGGCGATTGCGCGAGCTAGCTGCGCCCAGGCGGCGCTCTTGGGTGCTGCAGATGTGACCGAAGATCACGTTGACGCGGTCTTGCCTTTGGCTCTCGCCCATCGTGCAGCGCGTTCCTCGCAGCCGTCGCGTTCTCCTCAGTCTTCACCGCCACCGAACTTGGCGGAGAAGCCTGAACCGCCGACCCGCAAACAAGCTGACGAAGAGGCAGCCGGGACAGAGGAACGCCGGTTTTCCGCAATGCCACTTTCCACACCGGAGCTTCGTTGGATGGCAGATGACGGGAGGAGCGGAGCTACGGCGGCGCGAAGAGGGCAAGCGCCAGGGCCTGTGACTCGAGTTCGAAAGAGTGAGATGCCCGCGGAGTTAGACCTTCGATCGTCAGTGCGGTCGGCCCTGACGGAGACTGGTCAGAGCAAACTCCGCGTTCAGGACCTCTACGAGAAGGTTCGTGAACCGTTGGTTGGATCTAGGTTCCTGTTTGTTGTGGATTCAAGCGGTTCGCATGCGGCGCGTGAACGCATGCGCGCTGTGAAGGGAGCCGTCGCCGGGCTGGTTGAGCGTTCGTTACGGCGTCGCGACGAGGTTGCGGTGGTAGTATTTCGCGGTGAATCTGCGGAGGTTCTGGTCGAACCGACCAGCGATACTGCGGCGGTACTCGCCGCACTGGAGTACTTGCCGACGGGAGGACGCACGCCGTTGGCTCATGCTCTTGAACTCGCTCAGCAATACATCAATGAAGAGACACTTCTCCTGTTGCTGACCGATGGCCGCGCCAACGTTCCGTCACGCACGGCGGACGCCTGGGCTGATGCATTGGAGGCAGCAGCGAAGATCCGTTGCGCTGCGCTGGTCGTTGATACCGAACTGTCCAGTACTGCATTTGGGAAGGCGAAAGAGCTTGCCGATGTGATGCATGCGGAGTTCATAAGCTTGGCAAGCTTCGAGGCTGGTTATGATTTGCCCATCCTGCTCAAAAGCGGTGCGAAGTAG